The Aythya fuligula isolate bAytFul2 chromosome 2, bAytFul2.pri, whole genome shotgun sequence genome contains a region encoding:
- the NDRG1 gene encoding protein NDRG1, producing the protein MSTEFQDAHLAEVKPLVEKEEAITRLLPDFDVQEQDVETVHGSVHVTMCGTPRGNRPAILTYHDIGLNHKTCFNPLFNFEDMQEITQHFAVCHVDAPGQQDGAPSFQTGYVYPSMDQLAEMIPGILKQFGLKTVIGMGTGAGAYILTRFALNHADMVEGLVLINVNPCAEGWMDWAATKISGWTNALPDLVISHLFGKEEIHSNPDLIHTYRQHIINDMNQTNLHLFVNSYTSRRDLEIERPVPGVNVVTLQCPVLLVVGDSSPAVDAVVECNSKLDPTRTTLLKMADCGGLPQVSQPAKLAEAFKYFVQGMGYMPSASMTRLMRSRTASGSSVTSLEGQRSRSHTGEGTRSRSHTGEGTRSRSHTGEGSRNRSHTDTRIELTPNSASNAEQSGPKSMEVSC; encoded by the exons ATGTCAACAGAGTTCCAGGATGCCCACCTCGCAGAGGTGAAACCTCTGGTGGAGAAGGAAGAG GCTATCACTCGCCTCCTACCAGACTTCGATGTTCAG GAGCAAGATGTGGAGACTGTGCATGGCTCGGTCCATGTCACCATGTGCGGGACTCCCAGAGGGAACAGACCTGCTATTCTCACCTACCACGACATTGGGCTGAATC ataaAACTTGCTTCAATCCTCTGTTCAACTTTGAGGATATGCAGGAAATCACTCAGCACTTTGCAGTTTGCCATGTGGATGCACCTGGTCAGCAGGATGGTGCACCATCTTTCCAAACTGG GTATGTATATCCCTCCATGGATCAGCTGGCTGAAATGATTCCTGGAATCCTGAAACAGTTTGG GCTGAAGACTGTTATTGGAATGGGAACTGGAGCTGGTGCCTACATCCTGACCAGATTTGCT ttaaaccATGCAGACATGGTGGAGGGATTAGTTCTCATTAATGTAAACCCTTGTGCTGAAGGTTGGATGGACTGGGCAGCGACAAAG ATTTCAGGTTGGACAAATGCTTTACCAGACTTGGTCATTTCACATCTTTTTGGAAAG GAAGAGATTCACAGCAACCCTGACCTGATCCATACTTACCGTCAGCATATTATTAATGATATGAATCAAACCAACCTTCATCTCTTTGTCAACTCTTACACCAG tcgGCGAGACCTAGAGATTGAACGCCCTGTTCCTGGAGTAAATGTTGTCACCCTTCA ATGCCCCGTCCTCCTGGTGGTTGGCGACAGCTCCCCGGCAGTGGATGCTGTG GTTGAATGCAATTCAAAGCTGGACCCAACAAGGACAACGCTTCTGAAG ATGGCTGACTGTGGTGGGCTCCCCCAAGTTTCTCAG CCTGCAAAGCTTGCAGAAGCTTTCAAATACTTTGTTCAAGGCATGGGATACA TGCCCTCTGCTAGTATGACCAGGCTGATGAGGTCCCGCACAGCTTCTGGCTCCAGTGTAACCTCTTTGGAAGGACAGAGGAGCCGGTCTCACACTGGAGAAGGCACAAGAAGCCGGTCTCACACCGGGGAGGGAACTAGGAGCCGATCCCACACCGGGGAGGGTTCCAGGAACCGCTCCCACACAGACACGCGCATTGAGCTGACACCGAATTCAGCAAGCAATGCTGAGCAATCAGGCCCCAAGTCCATGGAAGTGTCCTGTTAA